In a single window of the Campylobacter fetus subsp. testudinum 03-427 genome:
- the recJ gene encoding single-stranded DNA-specific exonuclease (Pfam matches to PF02272.15 DHHA1, and to PF01368.16 DHH): protein MLDKNEIRNLLNKRFSNDLHKKLSEIPLPCELKDTYKAAERIKTAIQNNELIAIVGDYDVDGVVSTAIMAEFLTDMSTDFIIRIPNRFKDGYGLNSDIVNELENVGLIITVDNGISANEAADLCAQKGIDLIITDHHMPPPVLPKAYAIVNPKQPECTFPNIEICGAQVAWYLVGALKEVCNLKNYDMSKFIDLLALAIIADMMELRDLNRLLVRLGITRINSSRRACFEAIKCFYNKDKFEFDDISFLIAPLINSAGRMDDASVSFKFLRSKTIDEANRYLDMITCFNNSRKEQEKALFESLIKDVNDSEDIIVTWGNEWHEGVIGIVASRLAKRYKKPAIVFSIDGCRAKGSARSIGKFDILALIASQEKLLCGFGGHKGAAGLVIETSNLDEFKHAVNNSCFLQNLYDFSGSDEVLGEIDHNAIDYELLEILEYFEPYGQRNPRPLFELKSAKVKNTKFIGKEENHLKLILQKGSKSYEAIFFNYDYTPHVGDDIDLLVSVSKNSFRGLITPQLLIKEIYELKNQEK from the coding sequence ATGTTAGATAAAAATGAAATTAGGAATCTGCTCAATAAAAGATTTAGTAACGACTTACATAAAAAACTTTCAGAGATTCCTTTGCCTTGCGAACTCAAAGATACTTATAAAGCTGCAGAGCGTATCAAAACTGCGATACAAAACAATGAGCTTATAGCTATAGTTGGAGATTATGACGTAGATGGAGTTGTTAGCACTGCTATAATGGCTGAGTTTTTAACAGATATGAGTACAGATTTTATCATACGAATTCCAAATAGATTCAAAGACGGTTACGGTCTTAACTCAGATATAGTTAATGAACTTGAAAACGTTGGACTCATAATAACAGTAGATAATGGTATAAGCGCAAACGAAGCAGCTGATCTATGTGCTCAAAAAGGTATAGATCTCATCATCACAGATCATCATATGCCACCGCCAGTATTGCCAAAAGCTTACGCGATAGTAAATCCAAAACAACCAGAATGCACATTCCCAAATATAGAAATTTGTGGTGCTCAAGTAGCGTGGTATCTTGTTGGAGCGCTAAAAGAGGTGTGCAATCTAAAAAATTACGATATGAGCAAATTTATCGATCTTTTAGCACTGGCAATTATCGCTGATATGATGGAGCTAAGAGATCTAAACAGACTACTAGTTAGGCTTGGTATAACTCGCATTAACTCTAGTAGAAGAGCGTGCTTTGAAGCTATAAAATGTTTTTACAACAAAGATAAATTTGAATTTGATGATATAAGCTTTCTCATAGCTCCGCTCATAAACTCAGCCGGAAGAATGGACGATGCAAGTGTCTCTTTTAAATTTTTAAGAAGTAAAACTATAGATGAAGCAAACAGATATCTTGATATGATAACTTGTTTTAATAATTCAAGAAAAGAGCAAGAAAAAGCGCTATTTGAATCGTTGATAAAAGATGTAAATGATAGTGAAGATATCATAGTTACTTGGGGAAATGAGTGGCACGAGGGCGTAATAGGAATAGTTGCTAGCAGACTTGCAAAAAGATATAAAAAACCAGCGATTGTATTTAGCATTGATGGCTGTAGAGCAAAAGGAAGTGCTAGAAGTATAGGTAAATTTGATATATTGGCTCTTATAGCATCACAAGAAAAACTGCTTTGCGGATTTGGCGGACATAAAGGAGCGGCTGGATTAGTTATAGAAACTAGCAATTTAGATGAGTTCAAACACGCTGTAAATAACTCCTGCTTTTTGCAAAATTTATATGATTTTAGTGGAAGCGATGAGGTTTTAGGCGAAATTGATCACAATGCTATCGATTATGAGCTTTTGGAAATTTTAGAGTATTTTGAGCCATATGGTCAAAGAAATCCAAGACCGTTATTTGAACTAAAAAGCGCAAAAGTAAAAAATACTAAATTCATAGGCAAAGAAGAAAATCATCTAAAACTCATACTTCAAAAAGGTAGCAAATCCTATGAGGCAATATTTTTCAACTACGACTATACGCCTCATGTCGGAGATGATATAGATCTTTTGGTATCCGTATCAAAAAACTCATTTAGAGGTCTTATCACACCTCAACTTTTGATAAAAGAGATATATGAACTAAAAAATCAGGAGAAATAA
- the chuA gene encoding heme uptake system outer membrane receptor (Pfam matches to PF00593.20 TonB_dep_Rec, and to PF07715.11 Plug), translated as MLKKVTMCSLSAATLVFGMQINLDTTVISTSGFETKLKDEVRNVIVITSEDIQNKGYKNVEEILEEEPSISFIDPGFGKTIDMRGQGANSNFSTKIMLNGVALNMLDTSHAIVPINTISVDDIEQIEIIPGGGSVLYGNGTSGGVINIITKNQPRDFYTNLSTKFGSYNYKDLNFAVSGMANDDLFLKFNANRFDEKGYRNGEKNSGYYTSGGATYQINDNQSIALNSSYYNATTNTLNALSKAQVDSDPKQGGKKTTKDETRLDLTLDYTLKYGDYVDFHILPYYQKIKQELDDNSGFEDKKYGINLKNRMDYGSGELIYGYEYYINKGLRYRNNQGSQSGVTVKNSINVDLEKKSHSIYVMDNHSFNNWFSINSGYRFEKASYDLDRSSITNIYMSNSPTPMTTVKNIANQPDTDNHAFEITPNLRYSDTGNIYFKFERGFFSPSPTQLTNSVRPQGARSSVYKFNDLKSEIFHTYEIGAKDYFLGSYVSATAFITDKKNEIRNIMEANHTLWRFINLDKTRRLGIELYASQYMLNNDLSLKQTYSYIDAKVTSGEFNNKRIPLVAKHKLVLGADYKVIKDLNIFGDIKYFSDMLDNGYEKMNSKTIVDIGAKYSFPKGFLVSAGIKNLFDKRYFTYQDKINDQYRPANARNYYVEFKYVY; from the coding sequence ATGTTAAAAAAAGTAACTATGTGCAGCTTGAGTGCGGCTACGCTTGTATTTGGTATGCAAATTAATCTAGATACTACAGTTATATCAACTAGTGGATTTGAAACGAAACTCAAAGATGAAGTAAGAAACGTGATTGTTATAACTAGCGAAGATATCCAAAATAAAGGCTATAAAAACGTTGAAGAGATCTTAGAAGAAGAACCTTCGATAAGCTTTATAGATCCTGGTTTTGGAAAGACTATAGATATGAGAGGTCAAGGCGCAAACTCAAATTTCTCAACAAAAATTATGCTAAATGGAGTCGCTTTAAATATGCTAGACACATCTCACGCAATAGTACCTATAAATACTATATCAGTCGATGATATAGAACAAATAGAGATAATACCAGGAGGAGGAAGCGTACTTTATGGAAACGGTACTAGTGGCGGCGTTATAAATATAATCACCAAAAATCAGCCTAGAGATTTTTATACAAATTTATCTACTAAATTTGGATCATACAACTATAAAGATCTAAATTTCGCAGTCAGCGGAATGGCTAATGATGATCTTTTTTTAAAATTTAACGCAAATAGATTTGATGAAAAAGGCTACAGAAACGGCGAGAAAAATAGCGGTTATTACACAAGTGGCGGAGCAACGTATCAAATCAACGATAACCAAAGCATAGCACTCAACTCAAGCTACTATAACGCAACTACTAACACTTTAAATGCTCTTAGTAAAGCTCAAGTAGATAGCGATCCAAAACAAGGCGGTAAAAAAACAACCAAAGACGAAACAAGGCTTGATCTCACGCTTGATTATACTTTAAAATACGGAGATTACGTAGATTTTCATATCTTGCCGTATTATCAAAAAATAAAACAGGAGCTAGACGATAATAGCGGATTTGAAGATAAAAAATATGGAATAAATTTAAAAAACCGTATGGATTATGGTAGTGGCGAGTTGATTTATGGCTATGAATACTATATAAACAAAGGATTAAGATATAGAAACAATCAAGGTTCGCAAAGCGGCGTAACCGTAAAAAACAGTATAAACGTTGATTTAGAAAAAAAATCTCACTCAATTTATGTTATGGATAATCACAGTTTTAACAACTGGTTTAGTATAAATAGTGGATATAGATTTGAAAAAGCTAGTTATGATTTGGATAGAAGTTCTATAACAAATATATATATGTCAAACTCACCAACTCCTATGACAACGGTAAAAAATATCGCAAATCAGCCAGATACGGATAATCACGCATTTGAGATAACTCCAAATTTGAGATACTCAGATACAGGAAATATATATTTTAAATTTGAAAGAGGATTTTTCTCTCCATCTCCGACTCAACTAACAAATAGCGTACGTCCTCAAGGTGCGCGCAGTTCGGTTTATAAATTTAATGATTTAAAATCAGAGATATTTCATACATACGAAATCGGCGCTAAAGACTATTTTTTAGGCTCATATGTGAGCGCTACAGCGTTTATCACAGATAAAAAAAATGAGATAAGAAACATAATGGAAGCAAACCATACTCTATGGCGTTTTATAAATTTAGATAAGACAAGAAGGCTTGGGATAGAACTTTACGCAAGTCAATATATGTTAAATAACGATCTTAGCTTAAAACAAACATACTCTTACATAGATGCAAAAGTCACAAGCGGCGAGTTTAATAACAAAAGAATACCTCTAGTAGCAAAACATAAATTAGTCCTTGGAGCAGACTACAAAGTGATTAAAGATCTAAATATTTTTGGAGATATAAAATACTTTTCTGATATGCTTGATAACGGATATGAAAAGATGAACTCAAAAACAATAGTTGATATAGGAGCAAAATACAGTTTTCCAAAAGGCTTTTTGGTTAGTGCTGGGATAAAAAATTTATTTGATAAGAGATACTTTACATATCAAGACAAGATCAACGACCAGTATAGACCAGCAAACGCAAGAAATTATTATGTAGAGTTTAAATATGTCTATTAA
- the nhaA2 gene encoding Na+/H+ antiporter (Pfam match to PF06965.8 Na_H_antiport_1) — protein MKINLNFVKHESFGGVLLIIATILALLFQNGFLNHFYTEILRAEFTVGFRDFNLSKPLILWVNDGLMAIFFFVVGLELKREILQGELSKPSQIALPTIGALGGVILPAVIFWAFNHGNDFAIRGWAIPTATDIAFALGVLMLLGKRIPSSLKIFLLTLAIIDDLCAIVIIAIFYTTKLSFISFVIAGICLFALWVLNKFKVSKKSAYILVTLILWVSVLKSGVHATIAGVVAAFFIPMRDDSGKSLLVELEHDLQGITSYFILPVFAFVNAGVSLAGVQINQLLNSVGMGIFFGLLIGKQVGVFLFSYIFIKLGFAKLPEGSSWAQFYGVCILTGIGFTMSLFVNSLAYHDSNEFFHADKLGILLASFTAGVIGYIYLLVFSKVAKNHHKDDES, from the coding sequence ATGAAAATAAATTTAAACTTTGTAAAACACGAATCATTCGGCGGTGTTTTGCTCATCATCGCTACTATTTTGGCACTTTTGTTTCAAAATGGATTTTTAAACCATTTTTATACGGAAATTTTAAGAGCTGAATTTACGGTTGGATTTAGAGATTTTAATCTATCAAAACCGCTAATTTTATGGGTAAATGATGGATTGATGGCGATATTTTTCTTTGTTGTAGGACTTGAGTTGAAAAGAGAAATATTACAAGGTGAGCTTTCAAAACCATCTCAAATAGCCCTACCTACGATAGGCGCACTTGGCGGCGTGATACTACCTGCTGTTATATTTTGGGCATTTAATCACGGAAATGATTTTGCCATTAGAGGCTGGGCTATACCTACTGCGACTGATATAGCTTTTGCGCTAGGAGTTTTAATGCTTCTTGGCAAAAGAATACCATCAAGCCTTAAAATATTTTTGCTTACTTTAGCTATCATAGATGATCTATGTGCTATTGTTATAATAGCTATATTTTATACAACTAAACTATCTTTTATCTCTTTTGTTATAGCCGGGATCTGTTTGTTTGCGCTTTGGGTATTAAACAAATTTAAAGTATCAAAAAAATCAGCATATATACTAGTCACTTTGATACTTTGGGTAAGCGTACTAAAAAGTGGAGTTCATGCTACCATTGCAGGAGTTGTGGCTGCATTTTTCATACCGATGAGAGACGATAGCGGAAAAAGTCTGCTTGTAGAGCTTGAACATGATCTTCAAGGAATAACCAGCTATTTCATACTTCCAGTTTTTGCTTTTGTAAATGCAGGAGTGAGTCTTGCTGGAGTACAGATAAATCAACTTTTAAATTCAGTAGGAATGGGGATATTTTTTGGACTACTTATAGGCAAACAAGTAGGAGTTTTTCTGTTTAGCTATATTTTTATAAAACTAGGTTTTGCTAAACTGCCTGAAGGTTCGTCTTGGGCGCAGTTTTATGGAGTATGCATACTAACTGGTATAGGATTTACTATGAGTTTGTTTGTAAATTCACTAGCATATCACGATAGCAACGAGTTTTTCCACGCAGATAAACTAGGTATTTTATTAGCATCATTCACAGCAGGAGTTATAGGATATATATATCTGCTTGTATTTTCAAAAGTAGCAAAGAACCATCACAAAGACGATGAATCTTAA
- a CDS encoding multidrug ABC transporter, membrane protein/ATP-binding protein (Pfam matches to PF00005.23 ABC_tran, and to PF00664.19 ABC_membrane) produces the protein MNLKNRNLILSAITLLSVLYSVLNLAVLAFINRYLLNITSGEYDLILYFILLLLAFFIASLAFRYIISLASQNYIYDMRLSIIKRILDTDYHRTKQIGRAKLIALLSSDIASITNGFMRIPEIFQGSLVAIVSFFYILYLSPILAFSVFIWLGFGAIFCLYFIKKLYNLFKQHRKNEDKLYKNYETSIDAHKEFSLNLKRAADFFNLKFRLNVQDMRKNMLSIDFYQSLVSNWVSVMTLGAVGLVIYLSLGFGLLDMAGAVTISITILFLRAPLMMVLFAYPSIIKSKVAAQKIKSLELAAYKEKFETQKSFDNWQKIELRNISFSYENKLVLDNINMRLDRGECLFLIGENGSGKSTLFLILAGLLKPDSGEIYIDDVKIDNSNIQIYKNTISAVFSEFYLFNDIENDAKKWFELLEFRVSNDSQIDPQNLSQGQKKRLALINALLENRTILLLDEWAADQDPYFRAKFYTEILELFKQQKITVFAISHDDRYFRYADRIYELKEKKLINYLS, from the coding sequence ATGAATCTTAAAAATAGAAATCTAATTCTAAGCGCTATAACTCTACTTTCTGTACTTTATAGCGTTCTGAATTTGGCAGTTCTTGCGTTTATAAATAGATATTTGCTAAATATAACAAGCGGCGAATATGATTTGATTTTGTATTTTATACTTTTACTTTTAGCATTTTTTATAGCGTCTTTAGCTTTTAGATATATCATATCTTTAGCTAGTCAAAACTATATCTATGATATGCGATTAAGCATAATCAAGCGTATTTTAGATACTGATTACCACCGTACAAAGCAGATCGGCAGAGCCAAACTCATAGCTCTGCTTTCAAGCGATATAGCAAGTATAACAAACGGATTTATGCGCATACCTGAGATTTTTCAAGGAAGTCTTGTTGCGATTGTATCGTTTTTTTATATTTTATATCTATCTCCTATTTTAGCTTTTAGTGTTTTTATATGGCTTGGATTTGGAGCTATCTTCTGTTTGTATTTTATCAAAAAATTATATAATCTTTTTAAGCAACATAGGAAAAATGAGGATAAACTCTACAAAAATTATGAAACATCTATAGACGCTCATAAAGAATTTAGTCTAAATTTAAAAAGAGCGGCGGATTTTTTTAATCTCAAATTTAGATTAAACGTGCAAGATATGAGAAAAAATATGCTAAGTATAGATTTTTACCAGTCGCTAGTGAGCAACTGGGTGAGCGTGATGACTCTAGGAGCTGTTGGGTTGGTTATTTATCTAAGTCTTGGATTTGGACTGCTTGATATGGCTGGAGCCGTAACTATATCTATCACTATACTATTTTTAAGAGCTCCACTTATGATGGTGCTTTTTGCCTATCCATCGATAATAAAATCAAAAGTTGCTGCTCAAAAGATAAAATCTTTAGAATTAGCCGCGTATAAAGAGAAATTTGAAACCCAAAAAAGTTTTGATAACTGGCAAAAAATCGAACTTAGAAATATCAGTTTTAGTTATGAAAACAAGCTGGTATTGGATAATATAAATATGAGATTAGATAGGGGTGAATGTCTATTTTTAATAGGAGAAAACGGTAGCGGAAAATCAACTTTGTTTCTTATTTTAGCGGGACTTTTAAAACCTGATAGTGGTGAAATTTATATCGATGACGTAAAAATAGACAACTCAAATATTCAAATTTATAAAAATACTATAAGCGCGGTATTTAGCGAATTTTATCTATTTAACGATATAGAAAATGACGCCAAAAAATGGTTTGAACTACTTGAGTTTAGAGTTTCAAACGACTCTCAAATAGATCCTCAAAACCTCTCTCAAGGTCAAAAAAAGAGATTAGCTCTGATAAATGCATTATTAGAAAATAGAACTATTTTGCTACTTGATGAATGGGCAGCAGATCAAGATCCGTATTTTAGAGCAAAGTTTTATACTGAAATTTTAGAATTATTTAAACAGCAAAAAATTACTGTTTTTGCTATAAGTCACGATGATAGATATTTCAGATATGCAGATAGAATATACGAACTAAAAGAGAAAAAACTTATAAATTATTTATCATAA
- the pyrG gene encoding CTP synthetase (Pfam matches to PF06418.10 CTP_synth_N, and to PF00117.24 GATase), whose translation MDKSKQENRSQSDISLKQTKYIFVTGGVLSSLGKGIAAASIATLLKNVGLKVSILKADPYINVDPGTMSPLEHGEVFVTDDGAETDLDLGHYERFLDENLTQNNNFTTGRVYSSVIEKERRGDYLGKTIQVIPHIVGEIVERIKKAGVGKDILIVEIGGTVGDIEGLPFLEAIRALRSEVGRKNGMFIHLTLVPYIKVAGELKTKPTQHSVGELRRIGISPDMIICRSEIPINRELKDKIASSCGVERNSVIESPDLQSIYQVPLSFLKQDILEPIAEVLDLGELRPNMQNWDNLVKRVIAPSDSVTIAFVGKYIDLKESYKSLTESIIHAGANLDARVNLKWCDSEKIDENSVSETLKDVDGILVAGGFGSRGIEGKMQAIKYARENKIPYLGICLGMQLSLIEFARNILNLEDANSVEFKENCKNPIIYLIDSFIDANGKKQLRTHKSPLGGTMRLGSYKCNILPNSLLSRIYNGVKQIKERHRHRYEANPKYREAFEKNGLIVSGESEGLIEAVELKDHPFFLGVQFHPEFTSRLTKPNPAILGFIKAGIDNKNVR comes from the coding sequence ATGGATAAATCCAAACAAGAAAATCGCTCCCAAAGCGATATTTCTTTAAAACAGACAAAGTATATTTTTGTAACAGGCGGCGTTTTATCAAGCCTTGGAAAAGGTATAGCTGCTGCTAGTATCGCCACTTTACTTAAAAATGTAGGATTAAAAGTAAGTATTTTAAAAGCAGATCCATATATAAATGTAGATCCAGGCACAATGAGTCCGCTTGAGCACGGTGAAGTTTTCGTAACTGATGATGGTGCTGAAACCGACCTTGATCTAGGGCATTATGAAAGATTTTTAGATGAAAATTTAACGCAAAACAACAACTTCACGACAGGTAGAGTTTATAGCTCGGTTATAGAAAAAGAGCGCCGTGGCGACTACCTTGGTAAAACAATTCAAGTCATACCTCATATCGTAGGCGAGATAGTAGAACGTATAAAAAAAGCTGGAGTTGGCAAAGATATATTAATAGTAGAAATCGGCGGCACGGTCGGCGATATAGAAGGACTTCCTTTCTTAGAAGCGATAAGAGCTTTAAGAAGTGAAGTGGGGCGAAAAAATGGTATGTTTATTCATTTAACTTTGGTACCGTATATAAAAGTTGCTGGCGAATTAAAAACAAAGCCTACTCAGCATAGCGTCGGCGAACTACGCCGCATCGGAATAAGTCCAGATATGATAATATGCCGCTCAGAAATTCCTATAAATCGTGAATTAAAAGATAAGATAGCTTCTAGCTGTGGCGTTGAGAGAAACTCAGTTATAGAAAGCCCGGATTTACAAAGTATATATCAAGTTCCGCTTAGCTTTTTAAAACAAGATATACTTGAGCCTATAGCTGAGGTATTAGATCTTGGAGAGTTAAGACCAAATATGCAAAATTGGGATAATCTGGTAAAAAGAGTAATAGCTCCGAGCGATAGCGTAACTATAGCATTTGTAGGAAAATACATAGACTTAAAAGAGAGTTATAAAAGTTTAACTGAAAGCATCATTCACGCTGGAGCAAATCTTGATGCAAGAGTAAATTTAAAATGGTGTGATAGTGAAAAAATCGATGAAAATAGCGTATCTGAAACATTAAAAGACGTAGATGGGATACTTGTAGCAGGTGGTTTTGGTTCGCGCGGTATAGAAGGTAAAATGCAAGCCATAAAATACGCTAGAGAAAATAAAATACCATATCTTGGAATTTGTCTTGGTATGCAGCTTAGTTTGATTGAATTTGCTAGAAATATTTTAAATTTAGAAGATGCAAACTCAGTTGAATTTAAAGAAAACTGCAAAAATCCTATAATATATCTTATAGATTCATTTATAGATGCAAACGGTAAAAAACAGTTACGAACTCATAAAAGTCCGCTTGGAGGCACTATGAGACTTGGAAGCTATAAGTGTAATATACTTCCAAATTCTCTTTTAAGCAGAATTTATAATGGAGTAAAACAGATAAAAGAGCGACACCGACACAGGTACGAAGCAAATCCAAAATACAGAGAAGCATTTGAAAAAAACGGACTTATAGTTAGCGGAGAGAGCGAAGGTCTTATAGAAGCAGTCGAACTAAAAGATCATCCGTTTTTTCTAGGTGTGCAGTTTCACCCTGAATTTACTTCACGTCTAACAAAGCCAAATCCGGCTATTTTAGGCTTTATAAAAGCCGGTATAGACAATAAAAATGTTAGATAA
- the chuZ gene encoding iron-responsive cellular heme oxygenase (Pfam matches to PF10615.5 DUF2470, and to PF01243.16 Pyridox_oxidase): MDAKQKVIEHINNDHMDTLIMLCKHFGTVQNPTNVRLDSIDEDGMDIACDQLLVRVAFLKKAEQSGKGFRTAIIDLMSSLDIKESTATVSKDMVDFIDGFNSVLISSLNGDHCVCSYAPVVRDDNDFYILISEVSEHFKSIKENSDKISIMFLEDESKAKTIFARKRASFRSKAVFLDDQKESLFSKFESKFSSESAIKMIKNMSDFHIIKIEITKGRFVKGFGAAYDTNGLEIIQRVHSANPHNTK, from the coding sequence ATGGATGCGAAACAAAAAGTAATAGAGCATATAAACAACGACCATATGGATACGCTTATAATGCTTTGCAAACACTTTGGAACAGTACAAAATCCTACAAACGTAAGGCTTGATTCTATAGACGAAGACGGTATGGATATAGCGTGTGATCAGCTTTTAGTACGAGTTGCATTTCTAAAAAAAGCCGAACAAAGCGGTAAAGGATTTAGAACAGCGATAATAGATCTTATGAGCAGCCTTGATATAAAAGAAAGCACTGCTACTGTTTCAAAAGATATGGTAGATTTCATAGATGGCTTTAACAGCGTTCTCATCTCAAGCTTAAACGGCGATCACTGCGTCTGTTCGTATGCTCCAGTGGTGAGAGATGATAATGATTTTTATATACTTATATCTGAAGTTAGCGAACATTTCAAATCAATAAAAGAAAATAGCGACAAAATATCGATTATGTTTTTAGAAGATGAGAGTAAAGCAAAAACTATTTTTGCTAGAAAAAGAGCAAGTTTTAGGTCTAAAGCGGTATTTTTAGATGATCAAAAAGAGAGTCTGTTTTCTAAATTTGAAAGTAAATTTAGCAGTGAATCAGCTATAAAAATGATAAAAAATATGTCTGATTTTCATATAATTAAGATAGAAATCACCAAAGGAAGATTTGTAAAAGGTTTTGGAGCCGCGTATGACACAAACGGTCTTGAAATTATCCAAAGAGTGCATAGTGCAAATCCTCACAACACTAAGTGA
- the ushA gene encoding bifunctional UDP-sugar hydrolase / 5'-nucleotidase periplasmic precursor (Pfam matches to PF02872.14 5_nucleotid_C, and to PF00149.24 Metallophos) — MNKLKKYIVSTVIFIAFLLIFNACANLNLNDKHENELLILHTNDHHGALLPYETKDGTLIGGVALQANLVKQMRNEYKNVLLLDAGDINTGSSLSNIFDAKPDILAFNALKYDAATLGNHEFDGTYEKLKMQMELSNFPWLSANVKFENNYIAKPYIIKDFDGFKVAIMGLTTSTTKYITIPAKFDGANGEKIEFLPEIHAAKEVLDEIKNANPDFVIALVHLGDIKGDPIHITSIDLANNTHGINLIIDGHSHSVFQKPLIINGVPIVSAGSNNRYVGKAILNLKDKKLRWNLVELTSKDFDLDDEMKIILEPFVQIHDEVLNSKIITLKESLLFENNEIRFKQMPIGNYLTDAMINLLFKFGIKADFGIINSGAIRSGINAGDVSKKDVLISMPFPNTVSAVSLKGDEVVELFNYIINIKPGFGGFAQISKDVSFTIDSSNKTILNLKIKNEPINPSKLYTIAVTDFLSNGGDGYTILKKGINKFDSSVPLNEAFIEYLKLLEGKI, encoded by the coding sequence ATGAACAAACTAAAAAAATACATCGTTTCAACAGTGATTTTTATTGCATTTTTATTGATATTCAATGCTTGTGCAAATTTAAATTTAAATGACAAACACGAAAACGAGTTGTTGATTCTTCACACAAATGACCATCACGGAGCTCTTTTGCCATATGAAACTAAAGACGGCACGTTAATTGGCGGTGTAGCTTTACAAGCCAACTTAGTAAAACAGATGAGAAACGAGTATAAAAATGTGCTTTTACTTGACGCGGGCGATATAAATACTGGTTCATCACTTTCAAATATATTTGATGCAAAACCAGATATTTTAGCTTTTAACGCTCTAAAATACGATGCTGCTACTCTTGGAAATCATGAATTTGATGGTACATATGAAAAATTAAAAATGCAAATGGAACTTTCAAATTTCCCTTGGCTTAGCGCAAATGTTAAATTTGAAAATAATTATATTGCAAAACCATATATTATAAAAGATTTTGATGGATTTAAAGTCGCCATAATGGGACTTACTACAAGTACAACAAAGTATATAACTATTCCAGCAAAATTTGATGGTGCAAATGGAGAAAAGATAGAATTTCTACCAGAAATCCATGCTGCAAAAGAGGTACTGGATGAAATAAAAAATGCAAACCCAGATTTTGTAATCGCTTTAGTACATCTTGGAGATATAAAAGGCGATCCTATACATATAACATCGATTGATTTAGCTAATAATACACATGGTATAAATCTTATAATAGATGGGCATTCACACTCGGTATTCCAAAAACCTTTGATAATAAATGGCGTACCCATAGTGAGCGCAGGAAGTAATAACCGCTATGTAGGAAAAGCTATTTTAAATTTAAAAGATAAAAAGTTAAGGTGGAATTTAGTTGAACTAACTAGTAAAGACTTTGATTTAGATGATGAAATGAAAATAATTTTAGAGCCGTTTGTACAGATCCATGATGAAGTTTTAAACAGTAAAATTATAACCTTAAAAGAGTCATTATTGTTTGAAAATAATGAAATTAGATTTAAACAGATGCCAATAGGAAATTATTTGACTGATGCTATGATAAATTTGCTTTTTAAATTTGGTATAAAAGCGGACTTTGGTATTATAAACTCAGGAGCTATAAGATCTGGTATAAATGCCGGAGATGTAAGCAAAAAAGATGTTTTGATATCTATGCCTTTTCCAAATACAGTATCTGCAGTAAGTCTAAAAGGTGATGAAGTGGTGGAATTATTTAATTATATAATCAATATAAAACCGGGATTTGGCGGATTTGCTCAAATATCAAAAGATGTCAGTTTTACTATAGATAGCTCAAATAAAACTATTTTAAATTTAAAAATTAAAAATGAGCCGATAAATCCGTCTAAACTTTATACTATAGCAGTTACTGATTTTTTATCTAACGGTGGAGACGGTTATACTATTTTGAAAAAAGGGATAAATAAATTTGACTCATCAGTGCCTTTGAATGAAGCGTTTATAGAGTATTTAAAACTTCTTGAAGGTAAAATTTAA